The Streptomyces cyaneogriseus subsp. noncyanogenus region GAAGATGTCGCGCAGCAACACGCGCCACCGCCGGTCGCAGTGGAAGGCTGCGGTCCCCACCCTGGTTGCGTGCGAGCGCTGCCACGAGCCCAAGCTGCAGCACATCGCGTGCCCGTCGTGCGGCACCTACAACAAGCGCCAGGTCCTCGAGGTCTGAGCGGCTGGTGAGAGGCACTGTGTCCACTGCCAAGAAGGCGGAAGACGCCGAAGCCGGCAGTTCCCGCCGACGCGGGGGCGGCCCGGCGGAGAACCAGGCCTCGTCCCACACGCTTCTGGAAGGGCGGCTCGGCTACCAGGTCGAGTCCGCCCTTCTGGTGCGAGCACTGACCCACCGTTCCTACGCGTACGAGAACGGCGGTCTGCCGACGAACGAGCGGCTGGAGTTCCTCGGGGACTCCGTCCTCGGCCTCGTCGTCACCGACACGCTGTACCGCACCCACCCCGACCTGCCCGAAGGCCAGCTGGCCAAGTTGCGGGCCGCGGTGGTCAACTCGCGTGCGCTGGCGGAAGTGGGACGTTCGCTCGACCTCGGCTCCTTCATCCGGCTCGGCCGCGGTGAAGAGGGCACGGGCGGCCGGGACAAGGCGTCCATCCTCGCCGACACCCTCGAAGCGGTGATCGGCGCGGTCTACCTCGACCAGGGCCTCGACGCGGCGTCCGAACTGGTGCACCGCCTGTTCGACCCCCTGATCGAGAAGTCCTCCAACCTCGGAGCCGGCCTGGACTGGAAGACCAGCCTCCAGGAGCTCACCGCGACCGAGGGGCTCGGCGTGCCCGAGTACCTGGTCACGGAGACCGGCCCCGATCACGAGAAGACCTTCACTGCTGCCGCCCGCGTCGGAGGCGTCTCGTACGGCACCGGCACCGGCCGCAGCAAGAAGGAGGCGGAGCAGCAGGCCGCGGAGTCCGCCTGGCGGGCCATCCGGGCCGCGGCGGACGAGCGCGTCAAGGCGACGGCCGCCGAGGTCGTCGCACAGAACGGCGCCGACGTCTCGTCGGCCTCCGCCTGACGTCGAGCCCTGTCCGAGCGCCCGCCCCCGCACCGGGGCCGGGCGCTCGGTCCTTGACACGGCCCGGCCCTCGCCACGGGCCCCGCGACGGCCCGGCCGCGGTCGGCACGGGCCATACGACGGCCCGGACAGGTATGTTCGGGCCACACACGTGTGGACAGGGGAGCACATGCCCGAGTTGCCCGAGGTCGAGGTCGTCCGGCGTGGCCTGGAACGGTGGGTCGCCCACCGTGCCGTCGCCGACGCCGAGGTACTGCACCCGCGCGCGATACGCCGCCACGTCGCCGGGGCCGACGACTTCGCCCACCGTCTCAAGGGCCACCGCATCGGCACCCCCAGCCGTCGCGGCAAGTACCTGTGGCTGCCCCTGGAGGACACCGGCCAGGCGGTCCTCGCCCACCTCGGCATGAGCGGCCAGCTCCTGGTCCAGCCGCACTCGGCGCCGGACGAGAAGCACCTGCGGATCCGGATCCGCTTCGACGACGACCTGGGAACCGAGCTGCGCTTCGTCGACCAGCGCACCTTCGGCGGCCTGTCGCTGCACGACACCACCCCCGACGGACTGCCGGACGTCATCGGGCACATCGCCCGCGATCCGCTGGACCCGCTCTTCGACGACGAGGCGTTCCACCAGGCGCTGCGCCGCAAGCGCACCACCATCAAACGGGCCCTGCTCGACCAGTCCCTGATCAGCGGCGTCGGCAACATCTACGCCGACGAGGCCCTGTGGCGCTCCCGCCTCCACTACGAGCGCCCGACGACCGGCTTCACCCGCCCCCGTACGCTCCAGCTCCTCGGCCACATCCGGGACGTCATGAACGCGGCCCTCGCCGTGGGCGGCACCAGCTTCGACAGCCTGTACGTCAACGTCAACGGCGAGTCCGGCTACTTCGACCGGTCGCTCGACGCCTACGGCCGCGAGGGCCTGCCGTGCCGCCGCTGCGCCACGCCGATGCGCCGGCGCCCCTGGATGAACCGCTCCAGCTACTTCTGCCCCGCCTGCCAGCGGGCGCCCCGCGTCCGGCCGTGACCGCGGCCGGACCGGCGTTACGCGGAGGTCCGGCGGGCGTCGTACCGCTCCCGCGCCGCGAGCACTTCGTCCATGCTGCCCTCCAGGAACTCGATGAGTCCGGCCAGCCGCTCGGCCACCGAGCGCCCCAGCGGCGTCAGCTCGTAGTCCACGCGGGGCGGGTTGGTGGGCTGGGCCTCACGGTGCACCAGGCCGTCGCGCTCCAGCGCGTGCAGCGTCTGGGAGAGCATCTTCTCGCTCACGCCGTCCACCCGGCGCCGCAGCTCGTTGAAGCGGAAGGACCCCTCGTACAGGGCGCCGAGCGTGAGCGCGCCCCAGCGCCCGGTGACGTGCTCCAGGGTGCCCCGCGAGGGACAGGCCCGGGAGAACACGTCGTACGGAAGGTCCTGCTCCGCCGTACGCCCCTGTGTGGTCGTCATGGATCCAGCGTAGGCGAGCACAGCGCTCACCGACAGCTTGCGCTAACCATGAGAAAGCGGGACGCCTCTCAGTAGCCGAAGTTCTGCGTCCACCACGGGCCGCCCGACCCGAAGTGCACGCCGACTCCCAGCGTCTTGAAGTCGCAGTTCAGGATGTTGGCGCGGTGACCGGGACTGTTCATCCAGGAGTCCATGACGGCCTGGGCGTCGGCCTGGCCGCGGGCTATGTTCTCCCCGCCGAGGTTGCTTATCCCGGCCTTCTCGGCCCGGTCCCACGGGGTCGCGCCACTGGGGTCGGTGTGGTCGAAGAAGCCCTGCTCGGCCATGGCGTCGCTGAAGTCCCCGGCCAGGTCGGCGAGGGCGCTGTTGGCCGCGACCGGGCTGCACCCCGCCTGGGCCCGCTCCACGTTGACGAGCCGGAGCACCTCCGCCTCGGCGGCGGCCTCCCGGGACACCGTCACGGGTGCGTCGGACTTCGACGGCTCCCGCGTGGGCGTGCGGGTGGGGGCCGGGTCCACCCGCCCGCCGGCCGAGCGCGTCGGCTCGGCGGAGGGCGTCGGCGTCTTCACCCGCGCGGAGGTCCGTGACTCCTCCGGCTCGGCGGACTCGGACGGCGTACCGGACTTCGAGGGCGTACCGGACTTCGAGGGCGTCCCGGACGGCGCCGCCGACGACGTCGACGGGGACGCGGCGGGGGAGGAGGGGGAGCCGGAGCCCGCCGTGCCGGGGCCGGCGGTCGTGGACTCCTCGCTCTCGGCGCTGCCGGAGGTGCCGCCCTGCTCGGCGGGGGTGTTGGCCGGCAGGTCGGCGGACTGCACCCGGTCGCCGCCGGAGCCGCTGCCGAGCCGGTAGTTGTCCAGTCCGGGCACCGCGCCCGTGGTGACGGCGATCGCGCCGATGGCGACGGCGGCGGAGACGCCGAGCAGGCCCGTGCGGACCGGCGTCGCGGCCTTCTTCTTCCGGCGCCGCCGGGACCCCGCGCTCCGCGGGCCGGGACCGGGCGTGAAACCGTCGGCGGGCCCGGCCGGAGGGGACACGGGACCGGCGGCGGCCGGTGCACCCTGCGTCGCCTCGTCCGTCCCGAACAGGTACGCGTCACTCTTCGCGCGGACCTCGGCGTACGCCCCGGGGTCCGCGACGGGCGGCGTCCCCATCGTGGGGCGCTCGGCCGCGGGAGGGTCCAGCGGGGGGCGCTCCCCGGAGGCGGAACCGTCGGTGTGCCCGGCCGTCGTGGCGCGGCCCGTGGCGGCGCGGCCGGCGGCGGAGCGTCGGTGGCGTCCCATGTCCTGGCCTTCCCTTGTCCTCGCGGTCGACTCGTCCTCGCGATCCACACCGAACTCACACGATCGAGTGAGTTTCATATGAGATGCATTGCGTCGGGACGGTACCGCATGCTGGGAGGGGACGACGTGTCCGGAGAGACATTGCCCGGTTAGGTTGCACCCA contains the following coding sequences:
- the rnc gene encoding ribonuclease III — its product is MRGTVSTAKKAEDAEAGSSRRRGGGPAENQASSHTLLEGRLGYQVESALLVRALTHRSYAYENGGLPTNERLEFLGDSVLGLVVTDTLYRTHPDLPEGQLAKLRAAVVNSRALAEVGRSLDLGSFIRLGRGEEGTGGRDKASILADTLEAVIGAVYLDQGLDAASELVHRLFDPLIEKSSNLGAGLDWKTSLQELTATEGLGVPEYLVTETGPDHEKTFTAAARVGGVSYGTGTGRSKKEAEQQAAESAWRAIRAAADERVKATAAEVVAQNGADVSSASA
- a CDS encoding CAP domain-containing protein, whose protein sequence is MGRHRRSAAGRAATGRATTAGHTDGSASGERPPLDPPAAERPTMGTPPVADPGAYAEVRAKSDAYLFGTDEATQGAPAAAGPVSPPAGPADGFTPGPGPRSAGSRRRRKKKAATPVRTGLLGVSAAVAIGAIAVTTGAVPGLDNYRLGSGSGGDRVQSADLPANTPAEQGGTSGSAESEESTTAGPGTAGSGSPSSPAASPSTSSAAPSGTPSKSGTPSKSGTPSESAEPEESRTSARVKTPTPSAEPTRSAGGRVDPAPTRTPTREPSKSDAPVTVSREAAAEAEVLRLVNVERAQAGCSPVAANSALADLAGDFSDAMAEQGFFDHTDPSGATPWDRAEKAGISNLGGENIARGQADAQAVMDSWMNSPGHRANILNCDFKTLGVGVHFGSGGPWWTQNFGY
- the mutM gene encoding bifunctional DNA-formamidopyrimidine glycosylase/DNA-(apurinic or apyrimidinic site) lyase, producing the protein MPELPEVEVVRRGLERWVAHRAVADAEVLHPRAIRRHVAGADDFAHRLKGHRIGTPSRRGKYLWLPLEDTGQAVLAHLGMSGQLLVQPHSAPDEKHLRIRIRFDDDLGTELRFVDQRTFGGLSLHDTTPDGLPDVIGHIARDPLDPLFDDEAFHQALRRKRTTIKRALLDQSLISGVGNIYADEALWRSRLHYERPTTGFTRPRTLQLLGHIRDVMNAALAVGGTSFDSLYVNVNGESGYFDRSLDAYGREGLPCRRCATPMRRRPWMNRSSYFCPACQRAPRVRP
- the rpmF gene encoding 50S ribosomal protein L32 → MAVPKRKMSRSNTRHRRSQWKAAVPTLVACERCHEPKLQHIACPSCGTYNKRQVLEV
- a CDS encoding winged helix-turn-helix transcriptional regulator, with amino-acid sequence MTTTQGRTAEQDLPYDVFSRACPSRGTLEHVTGRWGALTLGALYEGSFRFNELRRRVDGVSEKMLSQTLHALERDGLVHREAQPTNPPRVDYELTPLGRSVAERLAGLIEFLEGSMDEVLAARERYDARRTSA